A genomic stretch from Blastocatellia bacterium includes:
- a CDS encoding VCBS repeat-containing protein produces MKRFPILIASIAMGCAMNVYAQSPLFRPAPGSPVTVGEGSGRVVLADINRDGRLDLLTQHLQRREVRVYLGDGTGRFAAAAGSPMTLAYSPGDIKLGDVNGDGRLDLCVTNSEGAAVDIFLGDGSGRFSPAPGSPFVARASADFTGQSLQLADINEDGQLDIITTNNRQNAFATLIGNGRGGFSQGPTATFPAGEGRYAFAFGDLDGDGHLDVVVVSGGAGELTGPGRMVVLRGDGKGAFKSSGETALPQSPRYVTLGDLDGDGRTDIVITHGENLLSILLNRSGGKFAPAPASPYDLGGLAWAVVVADVNRDKQNDLVLATENSVTVLLNGKSGLTPAAGSPFAAGPGAYYLAVGDINQDGEPDVVASSFEGKAVTVLLHR; encoded by the coding sequence ATGAAACGTTTTCCAATCCTGATCGCCTCTATCGCTATGGGCTGCGCCATGAACGTCTACGCACAAAGCCCGCTCTTTCGCCCGGCCCCTGGCTCGCCGGTGACCGTCGGCGAAGGCTCCGGGCGCGTCGTTCTCGCCGACATCAACCGCGATGGCCGGCTCGACCTGCTGACCCAGCATTTGCAACGTCGAGAAGTGCGGGTATATCTCGGCGACGGGACCGGGCGTTTTGCGGCGGCTGCCGGCAGCCCGATGACGCTCGCCTATTCCCCGGGAGACATCAAACTCGGAGATGTCAACGGCGATGGTCGGCTCGACCTCTGCGTCACGAACAGCGAAGGCGCTGCCGTAGACATCTTTCTCGGCGATGGCAGTGGCAGGTTCAGCCCGGCGCCGGGCTCGCCTTTCGTTGCCCGCGCATCCGCCGATTTCACCGGGCAGAGCTTGCAGCTCGCCGACATTAACGAAGATGGACAACTGGACATCATCACAACCAACAATCGCCAGAACGCCTTCGCGACTCTGATCGGCAACGGGCGTGGCGGTTTCTCGCAAGGGCCGACGGCAACCTTTCCGGCTGGCGAGGGACGCTATGCCTTCGCCTTTGGTGATCTGGATGGTGATGGGCATCTTGATGTTGTCGTCGTGAGCGGCGGGGCCGGCGAGCTTACGGGCCCTGGCCGCATGGTGGTGCTGCGCGGCGACGGCAAAGGCGCGTTCAAGAGCAGCGGAGAAACCGCCTTGCCGCAATCGCCGCGCTACGTGACGCTGGGGGATCTGGATGGTGACGGGCGCACAGACATCGTCATCACTCATGGCGAAAATCTTCTGAGCATCCTGCTGAATCGGAGCGGCGGCAAGTTTGCGCCCGCGCCCGCGTCGCCTTATGACCTGGGTGGTTTAGCGTGGGCCGTCGTGGTTGCCGATGTCAACCGGGATAAGCAGAATGATCTTGTCCTGGCGACCGAGAACAGTGTCACGGTGCTGCTCAACGGCAAAAGCGGACTGACGCCGGCGGCGGGCTCGCCGTTTGCCGCCGGCCCCGGCGCTTATTATCTGGCCGTCGGGGATATCAACCAGGACGGCGAGCCCGACGTGGTCGCTTCCAGCTTTGAAGGCAAAGCGGTCACCGTGCTGTTGCACAGATAA
- a CDS encoding M50 family metallopeptidase — MQNRLEVKESFRLLVFASLLTLALWFIPFAGVITWPIRMFVTMVHEAGHAIAALITSGSVRRIGLDWNGNGVTQVAGGWTLIVASAGYLATMLYGSGLLLTLRRARNARPAAMATGALLLLITVLFGGNLLAWLTGLIFGAGGLLMAWKAKPKLTHFVMSFFAVQCVLNALYDLRALLFLSAYDPGVHTDARLMAEATNGIIPAIAWAFGWSALAVVMLGATLLIYYRSLRQRAELAAPLIPNLLTDHTADVAQPRW, encoded by the coding sequence ATGCAAAACAGACTTGAGGTCAAAGAGTCGTTCCGATTGCTGGTGTTCGCCTCGCTGCTGACGCTGGCGCTGTGGTTCATCCCGTTTGCCGGCGTGATCACCTGGCCAATCCGAATGTTTGTCACGATGGTGCACGAAGCCGGCCATGCGATTGCCGCGCTGATTACCTCCGGCAGCGTACGGCGGATTGGGCTTGATTGGAACGGCAATGGCGTCACGCAGGTCGCGGGCGGCTGGACGTTGATCGTTGCCAGCGCCGGCTATCTGGCGACGATGCTGTATGGCTCAGGGCTGTTGCTGACGCTCAGGCGTGCGCGCAATGCGCGCCCCGCGGCGATGGCCACGGGGGCGCTGCTTCTGCTGATCACGGTATTGTTCGGCGGCAATCTACTCGCGTGGCTGACGGGGCTGATTTTTGGCGCGGGCGGCTTGCTGATGGCGTGGAAGGCGAAGCCGAAGCTGACGCACTTCGTCATGAGCTTTTTCGCCGTGCAATGTGTGCTAAACGCGCTTTATGATCTGCGGGCGCTGCTGTTTCTTTCGGCTTATGATCCCGGCGTCCACACCGATGCGCGGCTGATGGCGGAAGCGACCAATGGCATCATCCCGGCCATCGCCTGGGCATTTGGCTGGTCGGCGCTTGCCGTCGTGATGCTCGGCGCGACGCTGTTGATCTATTACCGCAGCCTGCGCCAGCGCGCCGAGCTTGCCGCGCCGTTGATACCGAACCTGTTAACCGATCACACGGCTGACGTGGCGCAACCACGCTGGTGA
- a CDS encoding CheR family methyltransferase, producing MNGNPHIKPLEQVLAARYGWQGGAAGRDFLLAAIERKAARLGLDHLVYSRMAITSAGEQQALAESLCNSETRFFREPQQFAAIKQRIIPELMAARHKERRLDLWCAACSTGEEAYSLAIIVNESLPASETWKPHLMATDLRGAAIIAASQGSYPQSAIRLIDADLRHRYFTKGELQGRERHYLVEPNLRRMIAFRRANVYDAKFWQHLHQPFDLIICNNLLLYFHALAIRQTVERFAAALRPGGWLVVMKNEAGYIRHSRLKAVRQLPDGFFIRA from the coding sequence ATGAATGGCAATCCGCACATCAAGCCGCTTGAGCAAGTCCTGGCGGCGCGTTATGGCTGGCAGGGCGGCGCGGCGGGGCGCGACTTTCTGCTCGCCGCCATTGAGCGCAAAGCGGCGCGGCTCGGGCTCGATCACCTGGTCTATAGCCGCATGGCGATCACCTCGGCGGGCGAGCAGCAGGCGCTTGCCGAAAGTCTCTGCAACAGTGAGACCCGCTTTTTCCGCGAGCCGCAACAGTTCGCGGCGATTAAACAGCGGATCATTCCTGAGTTGATGGCGGCGCGTCACAAAGAGCGGCGGCTCGATCTCTGGTGTGCTGCCTGCTCGACCGGCGAAGAGGCTTACTCGCTGGCCATCATTGTCAACGAAAGCCTGCCGGCGAGCGAGACCTGGAAGCCGCACTTGATGGCGACCGACCTGCGCGGCGCGGCGATCATCGCCGCCAGCCAGGGCTCTTATCCGCAATCGGCCATTCGCTTGATTGATGCAGACCTGCGCCATCGCTATTTCACGAAGGGCGAGTTGCAGGGGCGCGAGCGGCACTATCTGGTTGAGCCGAACCTGCGCCGGATGATTGCCTTTCGCCGCGCCAACGTCTATGACGCGAAGTTCTGGCAGCACCTTCATCAGCCATTCGACCTGATCATCTGCAATAACCTGTTGCTCTATTTTCACGCGCTGGCGATCCGCCAGACGGTCGAACGCTTCGCCGCGGCGCTCAGGCCCGGCGGCTGGCTGGTGGTGATGAAGAACGAAGCCGGCTACATTCGCCACTCGCGCCTGAAAGCCGTCCGCCAATTGCCGGATGGCTTTTTTATCAGAGCCTGA
- the moaC gene encoding cyclic pyranopterin monophosphate synthase MoaC, producing the protein MTLTHMDDEGRARMVDVGDKPVTARTATASGFVRMAAATVQAIRDHRTPKGDPLEVARLAGIMAAKRTAELIPLCHPLPLSHADVQLDLNGDGVKITATARTDGKTGVEMEALTAAAVAALTLYDMCKAVDKAMEITDIRLESKTGGRSGNYQRMVTSDE; encoded by the coding sequence ATGACGCTGACACACATGGACGACGAAGGCCGCGCCCGCATGGTGGACGTTGGCGATAAGCCAGTGACGGCACGCACCGCCACCGCCAGCGGCTTTGTCCGCATGGCCGCGGCCACCGTGCAGGCGATCCGCGACCATCGCACGCCGAAAGGCGATCCGTTAGAAGTCGCCCGGCTCGCAGGCATCATGGCGGCCAAGCGCACGGCTGAACTGATCCCGCTCTGCCATCCGCTGCCGCTCAGCCATGCAGACGTGCAACTTGACCTCAACGGCGACGGCGTCAAGATCACGGCGACGGCCCGCACAGACGGCAAGACCGGCGTCGAGATGGAAGCACTGACCGCCGCCGCCGTCGCCGCGCTGACGCTTTACGATATGTGCAAGGCGGTGGATAAAGCGATGGAAATTACAGACATCCGCCTGGAATCGAAAACCGGCGGGCGTTCGGGCAACTACCAGAGGATGGTGACAAGTGACGAGTGA
- the glp gene encoding gephyrin-like molybdotransferase Glp, whose product MISVDEALSIVLDHVEPLGAESVALDQAHRRILAEAIIADLDMPPFDRARMDGYALRAADVARPPARLKVIGEIAAGASYGGEVQAGEAIKIFTGAPVPRGADAVQKVEVTEAAGGHVIIHEAVKEGQFITRRASEVAAGEQVMASGHAIGAATLAALASFGYARLRVGRRPRVAVLSTGSELIDVTRKPTGAQIRNSNAYTIAAYAESAGALVENLGTVEDSLPATCAALSRAADSSQVVITSGGVSMGDYDLVKAALKEMGAEVYFDQVSIRPGKPTVFARRGETYFFGLPGNPVSTSVTFNVFARPAIRRLQGASEALLPTVTARLVHAIKDASNRRSYLPARLFIREGGARVESLKWGGSSDLVAFMKADALIIVREETHAINEGEMVEALALGPDLT is encoded by the coding sequence ATGATCTCCGTTGATGAGGCGCTCAGCATCGTCCTCGATCACGTCGAACCGCTCGGCGCGGAATCGGTCGCGCTCGACCAGGCACACCGCCGCATTCTTGCTGAAGCCATCATCGCCGATCTCGACATGCCGCCATTTGACCGCGCCCGCATGGACGGTTACGCCTTGCGCGCAGCAGACGTCGCCCGCCCGCCGGCACGCTTGAAGGTCATCGGCGAAATTGCCGCAGGCGCAAGCTATGGCGGCGAGGTGCAGGCCGGCGAAGCGATTAAAATCTTTACCGGCGCACCGGTGCCCCGCGGCGCTGACGCCGTCCAGAAGGTTGAAGTCACAGAGGCGGCAGGCGGCCACGTCATCATCCACGAAGCGGTCAAAGAAGGGCAGTTCATTACCCGCCGCGCCAGCGAAGTCGCCGCCGGCGAACAGGTGATGGCGAGCGGGCACGCCATTGGCGCAGCCACGCTGGCGGCGCTTGCCAGCTTCGGCTATGCGCGGCTGCGTGTCGGGCGTCGCCCGCGCGTCGCGGTGCTTTCGACGGGCAGCGAATTGATTGACGTCACTCGCAAGCCTACGGGCGCGCAGATTCGCAACTCAAACGCTTATACCATCGCCGCCTATGCCGAGAGCGCCGGCGCGCTGGTCGAAAACCTCGGCACCGTCGAAGACTCGCTGCCGGCAACCTGCGCCGCCTTGTCGCGGGCCGCCGACTCAAGCCAGGTGGTGATTACTTCGGGCGGCGTTTCGATGGGCGATTACGATCTGGTCAAAGCGGCGCTCAAAGAGATGGGCGCAGAGGTCTACTTCGATCAAGTCAGCATTCGCCCCGGCAAGCCGACGGTCTTCGCCCGGCGCGGTGAAACTTACTTTTTCGGGCTGCCCGGCAACCCTGTCTCGACCTCTGTGACGTTTAATGTCTTTGCGCGCCCGGCCATTCGCCGCTTGCAGGGGGCAAGCGAGGCGCTGCTGCCGACCGTCACTGCTCGGCTTGTGCATGCGATCAAGGATGCCTCGAATCGCCGCAGCTATCTGCCGGCCCGCCTCTTCATTCGCGAAGGCGGCGCGCGGGTCGAGTCTTTGAAGTGGGGCGGCTCGTCCGATCTCGTCGCCTTCATGAAGGCTGATGCCCTGATCATCGTTCGCGAAGAGACCCACGCGATCAACGAAGGCGAAATGGTCGAAGCCCTCGCGCTCGGCCCGGACCTGACGTAG
- a CDS encoding prolyl oligopeptidase family serine peptidase, whose protein sequence is MRVRMLTFAAALVLAVAAVQFGQTRQQTATPSGYLMPPKVIVDILDAPPTPGFVIAPDRRTVALLYRRSMPTIAELAQPIHRIAGMRINPKTNGRQQRGGGVTGITLKSVADGTEIKVTVPPDPNISGVSFSPNGRRLSFTNTKENGIELWVADTATGRAKLISGAERLNATTGDPCDWLKDGVTLLCQLVPADRGPAPVEPTVPSGPNVQETHGKAAPAATYEDLIKTNHDEELFEYYFTSQLATIDSNTGRKTLIGRPAILDDVSASPDGEYILVSRLKRPFSRLVPMDGFPKEVEIWSRRGEIVKKIADVPSSEGTPVNGVQTGPRAYRWRPDQPATLLWAEALDEGNPKNQVPFRDRVVALAAPFADAPAEVAKTEWRYGGLSYTEKGLAFLSETDRATRRVRTWILEAGTQPRKLWERRQQDAYNNPGSPVRRDTGDGGSRGGFGFATNTGAILQRGDFIYLIGQGASPEGDRPFLDRLDLKTLKTERLFRAAEKTYESVIALLDDDAKTVLTEYETPRNPPNYFVRDLAAGSRRAITDFKDPAPQLAGVTKQFVTYQRKDGVKLSGTLYLPAGYKPGERLPMLMWAYPREFTDTDTASQVSGSPYRFTRVSGPSHLLLLTQGYAIFDNPTMPIVGPGETANDTYVEQLVASAEAAVNKVVEMGVADRDRIGIGGHSYGAFMTANLLARSDLFRAGIARSGAYNRTLTPFGFQSEQRTFWEVPEIYAKMSPFWYANKINEPILLIHGEADDNSGTFPIQSERFYMALKGHGATVRYVTLPYEAHGYAARESVLHTLAEMVNWMDKYVKNAGPRDHAAAASK, encoded by the coding sequence ATGAGAGTAAGAATGCTTACCTTCGCCGCTGCGCTCGTCTTAGCGGTCGCCGCCGTACAGTTTGGGCAGACGCGCCAGCAAACGGCCACGCCGTCTGGCTACCTGATGCCGCCGAAAGTCATCGTCGATATTCTCGACGCGCCGCCGACCCCCGGCTTCGTCATCGCGCCGGACCGCCGCACGGTTGCGCTGCTCTACCGCCGCAGCATGCCGACTATCGCCGAACTGGCCCAGCCCATCCACCGCATCGCCGGCATGCGCATCAACCCGAAAACCAACGGTCGCCAGCAGCGCGGCGGCGGCGTCACCGGCATCACTTTGAAATCAGTCGCCGACGGGACCGAAATCAAAGTCACCGTGCCGCCCGACCCGAACATCAGCGGCGTCAGCTTTTCGCCCAATGGCCGGCGGCTCTCGTTCACGAACACAAAAGAGAACGGCATCGAGCTGTGGGTCGCTGACACGGCGACCGGGCGGGCGAAGCTGATCAGCGGGGCGGAGCGTTTGAACGCCACCACCGGCGACCCCTGCGACTGGCTGAAGGATGGCGTGACGCTGCTGTGCCAGTTGGTGCCTGCCGACCGCGGGCCGGCGCCTGTCGAGCCGACCGTGCCGTCCGGCCCTAACGTCCAGGAGACTCACGGCAAGGCCGCCCCCGCCGCGACCTACGAAGACCTGATCAAAACCAACCATGATGAAGAGCTGTTCGAATACTACTTCACCAGCCAGCTTGCGACGATTGACAGTAACACGGGACGCAAGACGCTGATCGGACGCCCGGCGATCTTGGACGACGTCTCGGCGTCACCCGACGGCGAGTACATTCTGGTATCGCGACTCAAACGGCCATTCTCCAGGCTGGTGCCGATGGACGGGTTCCCCAAAGAGGTCGAAATCTGGAGCCGCCGCGGCGAAATCGTCAAGAAGATTGCCGACGTGCCATCGAGCGAAGGCACGCCGGTCAACGGCGTACAGACAGGCCCGCGCGCTTACCGCTGGCGGCCCGACCAGCCCGCGACCCTCCTCTGGGCCGAGGCGCTCGACGAAGGCAACCCGAAGAATCAAGTGCCGTTCCGCGACCGCGTTGTCGCGCTGGCGGCGCCGTTTGCGGACGCGCCCGCTGAAGTCGCGAAGACCGAGTGGCGGTATGGCGGCCTCAGCTACACCGAGAAGGGCCTCGCCTTTCTGAGCGAGACGGACCGCGCGACGCGGCGCGTCCGCACCTGGATTCTCGAAGCCGGCACCCAGCCGCGCAAGCTCTGGGAGCGCCGTCAGCAGGACGCCTACAACAACCCCGGCTCGCCTGTGCGTCGCGACACGGGCGATGGCGGCAGCCGCGGCGGCTTTGGCTTCGCCACAAACACGGGCGCGATCTTGCAGCGCGGCGATTTCATCTACCTGATCGGCCAGGGCGCGTCGCCCGAGGGTGACCGGCCATTTCTCGACCGCCTCGACCTGAAGACGCTCAAGACTGAGCGGCTCTTCCGTGCGGCGGAGAAGACCTACGAGTCGGTGATCGCGCTGCTCGACGACGACGCGAAGACGGTGCTCACCGAGTACGAGACGCCGCGGAACCCGCCGAATTACTTCGTGCGCGATCTCGCGGCGGGGAGTCGGCGCGCCATCACAGACTTCAAAGACCCCGCGCCGCAGCTGGCGGGAGTCACGAAACAATTCGTCACCTACCAGCGCAAGGATGGCGTCAAGCTGTCGGGGACGCTCTACCTGCCGGCGGGCTATAAGCCGGGCGAGCGGCTGCCGATGCTGATGTGGGCCTACCCGCGCGAGTTCACCGATACGGACACCGCAAGCCAGGTCTCGGGCTCGCCCTATCGCTTCACCCGTGTGAGCGGGCCGTCACACTTGCTCTTGCTGACGCAAGGGTACGCGATCTTCGACAACCCGACGATGCCGATTGTCGGGCCGGGCGAAACGGCCAACGACACCTACGTCGAACAGTTGGTGGCGAGCGCCGAAGCCGCGGTCAACAAGGTCGTCGAAATGGGCGTGGCCGACCGCGACCGCATCGGCATTGGCGGCCACAGCTATGGCGCTTTCATGACGGCAAATCTCCTGGCGCGCTCGGACCTGTTCCGCGCCGGCATCGCGCGCAGCGGCGCTTACAACCGCACGCTGACGCCCTTCGGCTTCCAAAGCGAGCAGCGCACCTTTTGGGAAGTGCCGGAGATTTACGCCAAGATGTCGCCGTTCTGGTACGCCAACAAGATTAATGAGCCGATCCTGCTGATTCACGGCGAGGCGGACGATAACTCGGGCACCTTCCCCATCCAGTCCGAGCGGTTCTACATGGCGCTGAAAGGTCATGGAGCGACGGTGCGCTACGTGACCCTGCCTTACGAAGCGCACGGCTACGCGGCGCGCGAATCGGTCCTGCACACGCTGGCCGAGATGGTCAACTGGATGGACAAGTATGTGAAGAACGCCGGGCCAAGAGATCACGCGGCCGCCGCGTCAAAATGA